One genomic region from Streptomyces sp. Li-HN-5-11 encodes:
- a CDS encoding small basic family protein produces the protein MIAVLGLVVGVVAGLLVRPEVPAVVEPYLPIAVVAALDAVFGGLRAMLDGIFDDKVFVVSFLSNVVVAALIVFLGDKLGVGAQLSTGVVVVLGIRIFSNAAAIRRHVFRA, from the coding sequence GTGATCGCCGTACTGGGCCTCGTCGTGGGAGTCGTGGCCGGCCTGTTGGTCCGGCCTGAGGTTCCGGCGGTCGTCGAGCCGTATCTTCCGATCGCCGTCGTGGCGGCGCTGGACGCCGTGTTCGGGGGCCTGCGGGCGATGCTCGACGGCATCTTCGACGACAAGGTCTTCGTGGTGTCGTTCCTGTCGAACGTGGTGGTCGCCGCACTGATCGTGTTCCTGGGCGACAAGTTGGGCGTGGGCGCCCAGCTGTCCACGGGTGTCGTCGTGGTGCTCGGCATCCGCATCTTCTCCAACGCCGCGGCGATCCGGCGCCACGTGTTCCGGGCGTGA
- a CDS encoding DUF881 domain-containing protein, translating into MCGMPQQPPIRSTATRPSRPDASMSLITNVMDHSLDDGYAEAAARKRAAGEGGVPKTVRARLGLAAGLVLAALVVTVGAAQARVAAPVVAKERQELIDRIDRETTAADKLEGNVDKLRDDVSTRQRQALRQSGGDAQAELVGLLAGATAVHGPGVRLVVNDAKEASTGGDGNPRETSGFSDTGRVRDRDMQRVVNGLWQSGAEAVSVNGERLTALSAIRAAGDAILVDNKPLVPPYTVLAVGDGEKLSTRFQNSPDGLYLHALQDNYGIRTSISAESDLRLPAAPSVIVRTAQPSTEKGTS; encoded by the coding sequence ATGTGCGGCATGCCGCAGCAACCCCCCATTCGGAGCACAGCCACGCGGCCCTCCCGTCCGGACGCCTCCATGTCGTTGATCACCAACGTCATGGACCACAGCCTCGACGACGGCTACGCCGAGGCCGCCGCACGGAAGAGGGCCGCCGGCGAAGGCGGCGTGCCGAAGACCGTCAGGGCCAGACTGGGGCTCGCCGCCGGTCTGGTGCTGGCGGCGCTCGTCGTGACCGTGGGAGCGGCGCAGGCGCGCGTGGCGGCGCCCGTCGTGGCCAAGGAGCGCCAGGAGCTGATCGACCGCATCGACCGCGAAACGACGGCGGCCGACAAACTCGAGGGAAATGTCGACAAACTGCGCGACGACGTGAGCACACGGCAGCGCCAGGCCCTCAGGCAGAGCGGCGGTGACGCGCAGGCCGAGCTGGTGGGGCTGCTGGCGGGCGCCACCGCGGTGCACGGCCCTGGCGTGCGACTCGTGGTGAACGACGCCAAGGAAGCCAGCACGGGCGGAGACGGCAACCCGCGCGAGACATCGGGTTTCTCCGACACCGGTCGGGTGCGGGACCGGGACATGCAGCGCGTCGTCAACGGGTTGTGGCAGTCGGGGGCCGAGGCCGTCTCCGTCAACGGGGAGCGGCTGACCGCCCTGTCCGCAATCAGGGCCGCGGGTGACGCGATACTGGTCGACAACAAGCCGCTGGTGCCGCCGTACACGGTGCTTGCGGTGGGGGACGGGGAAAAGCTCAGCACCCGCTTCCAGAACAGCCCCGACGGGCTGTACCTGCACGCCCTGCAGGACAACTACGGCATCCGGACCAGCATCTCCGCCGAGAGCGACCTCCGGCTGCCCGCCGCACCGAGTGTGATCGTACGTACAGCACAGCCGAGCACTGAGAAGGGCACATCGTGA
- a CDS encoding mannose-1-phosphate guanyltransferase, whose translation MKAVVMAGGEGTRLRPMTSSMPKPLLPVANRPIMEHVLRLLKRHGLNETVVTVQFLASLVKNYFGDGEELGMELTYANEEKPLGTAGSVKNAEEALKDDAFLVISGDALTDFDLTELINFHKEKGALVTVCLTRVPNPLEFGITIVDEEGKVERFLEKPTWGQVFSDTVNTGIYVMEPEVFDYVEPDVPVDWSGDVFPQLMKEGKPIYGYVAEGYWEDVGTHESYVKAQADVLEGKVDVDIDGFEISPGVWVAEGAEVHPDAELRGPLYIGDYAKVEAGAEIREHTVVGSNVVVKSGAFLHRAVVHDNVYVGQHSNLRGCVVGKNTDIMRAARIEDGAVIGDECLIGEESIVQGNVRVYPFKTIEAGAFVNTSVIWESRGQAHLFGARGVSGILNVEITPELAVRLAGAYATTLKKGSTVTTARDHSRGARALKRAVISALQASAIDVRDLENVPLPVARQQTARGSAGGIMIRTTPGVPDSVDIMFFDGQGADLSQGSQRKLDRVFARQEYRRAFPGEIGDLHFPASVFDSYTGSLLRNVDTTGIAESGLKVVVDASNGSAGLVLPSLLGKLGVDSLTINPGLDESRPTETADMRRSGLVRLGEIVASSGAAFGVRFDPVGERLSLVDEKGRIIEDDRSLLVMLDLVAAERRSGRVALPVTTTRIAEQVAAYHGTQVEWTTTSPDDLTRVGGEEGTIFGGDGKGGFIVPEFSSVYDGTAAFVRLIGLVARTQLTLSQIDARIPRAHVLRRDLATPWAVKGLVMRRVVEAAGDRFVDTTDGVRVVETDGRWVMVLPDPAEAVTHLWAEGPDDASAQALLDEWSAIVDSAGR comes from the coding sequence ATGAAGGCCGTCGTGATGGCCGGAGGCGAAGGCACACGCCTTCGCCCGATGACCTCGAGCATGCCCAAGCCGCTCCTGCCGGTGGCCAACCGGCCGATCATGGAGCACGTTCTGCGGCTGCTCAAAAGGCATGGACTGAATGAGACCGTCGTCACAGTCCAGTTCCTGGCTTCGCTGGTCAAGAACTACTTCGGTGACGGCGAGGAGCTCGGCATGGAGCTCACCTATGCCAACGAGGAGAAGCCACTCGGTACCGCCGGAAGCGTCAAGAACGCCGAAGAGGCGTTGAAGGACGATGCCTTCCTGGTCATTTCCGGCGATGCCCTGACCGACTTCGACCTCACCGAGCTGATCAATTTCCACAAGGAAAAGGGCGCGCTGGTGACCGTGTGTCTCACGCGAGTGCCCAATCCGCTGGAATTCGGCATCACCATCGTCGACGAAGAGGGCAAGGTCGAGCGCTTCCTTGAGAAGCCGACCTGGGGACAGGTCTTCTCCGACACCGTGAACACGGGCATTTACGTGATGGAACCCGAGGTGTTCGACTATGTCGAGCCCGATGTTCCGGTCGACTGGTCCGGCGATGTCTTCCCGCAGCTGATGAAGGAGGGCAAGCCGATTTACGGCTATGTCGCCGAGGGCTACTGGGAGGACGTCGGTACCCACGAAAGCTATGTGAAGGCCCAGGCAGACGTCCTCGAGGGCAAGGTCGACGTCGATATCGACGGATTCGAGATCTCGCCCGGCGTCTGGGTCGCGGAGGGCGCCGAGGTGCACCCCGACGCCGAACTGCGAGGTCCGCTCTACATCGGCGACTACGCCAAGGTGGAAGCCGGAGCCGAGATTCGCGAGCACACGGTCGTCGGCTCGAACGTCGTGGTCAAGAGCGGTGCCTTCCTGCACAGGGCCGTTGTGCACGACAACGTGTACGTCGGACAGCACAGCAATTTGCGCGGCTGTGTCGTCGGAAAGAACACCGACATCATGCGAGCGGCGCGGATCGAGGACGGCGCGGTCATCGGCGACGAGTGCCTGATCGGTGAAGAATCGATCGTGCAGGGCAATGTGCGGGTCTACCCGTTCAAGACCATCGAGGCCGGCGCCTTCGTCAACACCTCGGTCATCTGGGAGTCCCGGGGCCAGGCGCACCTCTTCGGCGCGCGTGGAGTGTCGGGCATCCTGAACGTGGAGATCACCCCTGAGCTGGCCGTACGGCTCGCCGGCGCCTATGCGACGACGCTGAAGAAGGGCTCCACCGTCACCACGGCCCGCGACCACTCCCGCGGTGCCCGCGCGCTCAAGCGGGCGGTCATCTCGGCGCTGCAGGCCAGTGCCATCGACGTGAGGGACCTGGAGAACGTACCGCTTCCGGTGGCGCGGCAGCAGACCGCGCGAGGCAGCGCCGGCGGCATCATGATCCGGACCACGCCCGGCGTGCCGGACTCGGTCGACATCATGTTCTTCGACGGACAGGGTGCCGACCTGTCGCAGGGGAGCCAGCGGAAACTGGACCGGGTCTTCGCCCGGCAGGAGTACCGGCGCGCCTTCCCGGGGGAGATCGGTGACCTGCACTTCCCGGCCAGCGTCTTCGACTCGTACACGGGTTCGCTGCTGCGGAACGTCGACACGACCGGGATCGCCGAGTCGGGCCTCAAGGTCGTCGTGGACGCCTCCAACGGCAGCGCCGGACTGGTCCTGCCCAGCCTGCTGGGAAAGCTCGGTGTGGACTCGCTGACCATCAACCCCGGCCTCGACGAGTCCCGGCCCACAGAGACCGCCGACATGCGGCGCTCGGGCCTGGTCCGTCTCGGCGAGATCGTGGCGTCCTCCGGGGCCGCCTTCGGCGTGCGGTTCGACCCGGTGGGCGAGCGGCTGTCGCTGGTGGACGAGAAGGGCCGCATCATCGAGGACGACCGGTCCCTGCTGGTCATGCTCGACCTCGTGGCCGCGGAACGACGCAGCGGCCGGGTCGCCCTGCCGGTGACCACCACGCGCATCGCCGAGCAGGTGGCGGCCTACCACGGCACCCAGGTCGAGTGGACGACGACCTCTCCCGACGACCTGACCCGCGTCGGCGGCGAGGAAGGAACGATCTTCGGCGGTGACGGCAAGGGTGGGTTCATCGTCCCCGAGTTCAGCAGCGTGTACGACGGCACAGCGGCCTTCGTACGGCTGATCGGGCTGGTGGCGCGGACGCAGCTCACCCTCAGCCAGATCGACGCCCGCATCCCCCGGGCCCATGTCCTGAGGCGGGACCTGGCCACTCCGTGGGCCGTCAAGGGCCTCGTGATGCGTCGCGTCGTCGAGGCGGCCGGAGACCGTTTCGTCGACACCACGGACGGTGTGCGGGTCGTGGAGACCGACGGCCGGTGGGTGATGGTCCTGCCCGACCCGGCCGAGGCGGTCACGCACCTGTGGGCCGAGGGGCCCGACGACGCCTCCGCCCAGGCGCTGCTGGACGAGTGGTCGGCGATCGTGGACAGCGCCGGACGGTAA
- a CDS encoding CDP-alcohol phosphatidyltransferase family protein: MEVQETRVQTDRVLTIPNILSMARLVGVPVFLWLILRPEFGGPRSDGWALLVLALSGVSDYLDGKLARRWNQISSLGRLLDPAADRLYVLSTLLGLTWREILPLWLTVLLLARELMLLVAVGVLRRHGYPPPQVNFLGKAATFNLMYAFPLLLLSDGSGWIASLAAIFGWAFAGWGTTLYWWAGVLYVVQVRRLVRADAMAD, translated from the coding sequence GTGGAGGTCCAGGAGACCCGCGTCCAGACGGACCGAGTCCTCACCATCCCGAACATCCTCAGTATGGCCAGGCTCGTTGGCGTGCCCGTCTTCCTGTGGCTGATCCTGAGGCCGGAGTTCGGCGGCCCCAGGAGTGACGGATGGGCCCTGCTGGTACTGGCGTTGAGTGGGGTCAGCGACTACCTGGACGGCAAGCTCGCCCGGCGGTGGAACCAGATCAGCAGCCTCGGCCGGCTGCTCGACCCCGCGGCCGACCGCCTCTACGTTCTTTCCACCCTGCTGGGGCTCACCTGGCGCGAGATTCTGCCGCTCTGGCTCACCGTGCTGCTTCTGGCGCGGGAATTGATGCTGCTGGTGGCAGTCGGCGTGCTGAGGCGTCATGGGTACCCGCCGCCGCAGGTGAACTTCCTGGGCAAGGCCGCGACGTTCAACCTGATGTACGCCTTCCCGCTGCTGCTGCTCAGCGACGGAAGCGGATGGATCGCGTCACTTGCTGCCATTTTCGGATGGGCGTTCGCAGGATGGGGTACAACGCTCTATTGGTGGGCAGGAGTCCTCTACGTGGTACAAGTCCGCCGTCTGGTTCGTGCGGACGCCATGGCCGACTGA